The Acinetobacter shaoyimingii DNA segment CAGCGTCAGCTTGAGAAGCAACTTCAGCAGTAGCAGCGTCAGCAGCTACAGCAGCTTCAGATGCAGCTTCAGTAGCTTCAGATGCAGCAGCAGTAGCGTCAGCAACAGCATCTTCAGTTTTTTTAGCACAACCAACGAAAGCTAGTGTAGTAGCAACGGCAGCAGCAATAGCAATTTTTTTGAATAACATGGCATCACTCTCATTAAAATAAATTGAGACATAAAAAACCTAAGTTAGTCTGTTGTGTGCTTTTATTATTCCTAACGTTAGTTAGTGGGTAATAACGCATGGAGCAGTCTAACTGGTATGCGCACATGCTATCACTGCGGATTTCGAATTGCTACTAGGGAATGCTAAAAAAGTGAAAAAAAAGCTTAAAAATAGGTCGTTTTTTAACATAAAATTACAATCAAGGCTAAAAGATAGATCGGCATTTTGTTTTGTAAGCATTTAAAACTTAATGGTTTTTAATTTAAAAAGATCAAATAATCAAAAATTTATAAATAACTTTACATGGCATCTCTGGAATTGTAGCGTTGTGTAAAAGATGTCAACGAAAAAAAAGACCCTCATTCCGAGGGTCTTTCATTTGGTATCTTGAATTAGTTGGCTGCTTTGCGTTTCATTTGATCAAAGAAATCATCATTGGTTTTGGTTTCTTTCATACGATCAAGCAAGAATTCCACTGCTGCTAATTCATCCATTGGGTGTAGTAGCTTACGAAGAATCCAAACTTTACGAAGATTGTCTTCAGACATTAAACGTTCTTCGCGACGAGTACCTGATTTCTTGATATTCATTGCAGGGAAGACACGTTTTTCAGCGATACGACGATCAAGCGTAATCTCTTGGTTACCTGTACCTTTGAATTCTTCGTAGATCACTTCATCCATCTTACTGCCTGTTTCAATTAAAGCAGTTGAGATAATGGTCAGTGAACCACCTTCTTCAATATTACGTGCAGCACCAAAGAAACGTTTTGGACGCTCAAGGGCATGAGCATCTACACCACCTGTCAAGACTTTACCTGATGATGGAATAACAGTGTTGTAGGCACGTGCTAAACGTGTGATCGAGTCAAGTAGGATGACCACATCTTTCTTGTGTTCAACCAAACGTTTCGCTTTCTCGATGACCATTTCTGCCACTTGAACGTGACGAGCGGGCGATTCATCAAATGTAGATGCAACCACTTCACCACGAACAGTACGTTCCATCTCTGTTACTTCTTCAGGACGTTCATCAATAAGAAGAACAATCAGGAAGACTTCAGGGTTATTACGTACAATCGATTGAGCAATGTTTTGGATCAACATTGTTTTACCCGCTTTTGGCGGTGCAACAATAATTGAACGTTGACCTTTACCAATAGGTGCAATGAGATCGACAACACGTGCTGTTAAATCTTCAGTTGAACCATTCCCTAATTCCATGATCATTTGTTCAGTAGGAAAGAGTGGTGTTAAGTTCTCAAATAAGATTTTATTGCGTGAATTTTCAGGCGTGTCGTAGTTAATTTGGTTCACTTTTAATAATGCAAAATAGCGTTCGCCTTCTTTAGGTGGACGAATTGTGCCTGTAATCGTATCCCCAGTACGTAAATTAAAACGACGAATTTGTGAAGGGCTCACGTAAATATCATCAGGTCCTGCAAGGTAAGATCCCGCTGCAGAACGCAGGAAACCAAAACCATCAGAAAGAATTTCAAGAACACCATCACCAAAGATTTCTTCACCATTCATTGCATGGCGTTTCAAAATGGCAAAAATAATGTCCTGTTTACGGTTACGTGCCATTCCTTCAAGGCCCATGAACTCAGCAATTTTGATGAGTTCGCCTATCGGTTTTTTCTTGAGTTCAGTTAAATTCATAAATTGGTCAGATTGAAGTAATGATGTGTGAAACACAGTAGAAAAGAAGCAAAAGTCGTCCGCAGTTCAAGGAAAGAGTTGCAACTGAAATTGCACAATAACAAACTCAGAATCTAGTTAGTTCTTTCGAGGAGAAATGTGTAAGAACAATTTCTTTAGCCGAGCGGCGATCTTATGTTTTGTGTCTTGTAAGAAACGAGGATGAAATCCAAGTGATTCTTGAACATGCAATATAAGTGAGATACATGGTTTTGTCAATTTAAGCTTTAAAAAAAAGCGCTATAAAATCATAGCGCCTTTTTCTCTAGATTCTAACGTTTTAAATGAGCATTTAGAATTAGATGTTTTCTTCAATAAAAGCAGCCAATTTTGACTTTGGCGCAGCACCTACTTGTTGTGCTACAACTTCACCATTCTTGAACATTAACAATGCAGGAATGTTACGAATGTTATAGTTGACAGCAGTTGCTTCACAAGAAGTGACGTCAACTTTAACAATTTTTACTTTACCTTCGTATTCATTCGATAATGCTTCAAGTACAGGTGCAATTGCTTTACAAGGCGCACACCAACCTGCCCAGAAATCTACAAGTACGGGAGTTTCAGAATTTAAAACGTCTGCTTCAAAGTTCGCATCCGTTGTATTTACAATATTACCAGACATGGATTTTGCTCCAAATATTTTAAAGATGATCTGCTTATCTATTGCTATAAGTATTACATAGTCATCTTTAACAAAGTAGGGGGATGCGTTAATTTTCGATATTTATTGTGAGTTTGTCCAATTGATGCTCACGATATTCACAATCGGATAATTACGCAATTAAATTTTCTAAAAATTAAAAGTTGCTTAAAATTGTTTGATTAAATGGCTTTTAAATTGTGAATATGTGAATTAATCTAAGCACAATCTGGAATAAACTTGTCTAAATAATGTCTGATTTTTTGATTGATGAAGAATTACTTGCTGCAATTGATATGGGATCCAATAGTTTCCATTTAGCCATTGCACGTGTAGACCATGGGGAAGTAAAAAAAGTCGCTTCAATGTCAGAAAAAGTTCAGCTTGCAGCTGGCTTAGATGAAAATAAAAATTTGACTGAAGCTGCTCAGCAGCGAGGTTTAGCGTGTTTAGCACGTTTTGTTGGGCGTTTAAGTTCTGTACATACCAACCGTATGAGAATCGTGGCAACCAATGCTTTACGCCAAGCAAAGAATGGTCATGAATTTATTCAAAAAGCTGCCGAAATTTTACCCAAACATATTGAAATCATTGCAGGTCGTGAAGAAGCTCGCCTGATTTATTTGGGTGTTTCTCATACGATGGCAAATAGTGGTCGTCGTTTGGTGGT contains these protein-coding regions:
- the rho gene encoding transcription termination factor Rho — protein: MNLTELKKKPIGELIKIAEFMGLEGMARNRKQDIIFAILKRHAMNGEEIFGDGVLEILSDGFGFLRSAAGSYLAGPDDIYVSPSQIRRFNLRTGDTITGTIRPPKEGERYFALLKVNQINYDTPENSRNKILFENLTPLFPTEQMIMELGNGSTEDLTARVVDLIAPIGKGQRSIIVAPPKAGKTMLIQNIAQSIVRNNPEVFLIVLLIDERPEEVTEMERTVRGEVVASTFDESPARHVQVAEMVIEKAKRLVEHKKDVVILLDSITRLARAYNTVIPSSGKVLTGGVDAHALERPKRFFGAARNIEEGGSLTIISTALIETGSKMDEVIYEEFKGTGNQEITLDRRIAEKRVFPAMNIKKSGTRREERLMSEDNLRKVWILRKLLHPMDELAAVEFLLDRMKETKTNDDFFDQMKRKAAN
- the trxA gene encoding thioredoxin, which translates into the protein MSGNIVNTTDANFEADVLNSETPVLVDFWAGWCAPCKAIAPVLEALSNEYEGKVKIVKVDVTSCEATAVNYNIRNIPALLMFKNGEVVAQQVGAAPKSKLAAFIEENI